From the Pseudomonas syringae KCTC 12500 genome, the window CAGGCAGCCCGCTGCCTGCAGCGCACTCTGACCACGCTGCAACTGGAGCAGGCCGCCAATCAGTTGGCCCATCACCTGATCCGCATGGGCATCAGCGAGGGCCAGCCGGTCGCGGTATTGATGGAGCGTTCGTTGGACTGGCTGACGGCCGTGCTGGCAATTTTCAAGGCCGGCGGCGTGTACATGCCGCTGGACGTCAAAGCCCCCGATGCACGACTGCAACAGATGCTGGTCAATGCGCAGGCAAGAGTATTGCTGTGTGCCGAGGGTGATGTGCGGCAGACGTCGCTGGGTGTTGCCGGTTGTCAGGGCCTGACCTGGACGCCTGCGCTGTGGCAGGACCTGCCTGTCAGTCGCCCTGACACCCGGCCTTCAGCCGATTCGGCGGCCTACGTGATTCATACGTCCGGCTCGACCGGCCAGGCAAAAGGTGTGCTGGTCAGCCAGAGCGCACTGGCCAGTTACCTGCGTGGCTTGTCGGAGCAATTGCAACTGGCACCCGAGGCGAGCATGGCGCTGGTCTCGACCATCGCCGCCGACCTCGGCCATACCGTGCTGTTCGGCGCGCTGTGTTCGGGACGCACGCTGCACGTGCTGACCGAGGCGCTGGGTTTCGACCCGGATGCCTTTGCGGCCTACATGGCCGAGCATCAGGTGGGCGTGCTGAAAATCGTCCCCGGTCATCTGGCCGCGCTGTTGCAGTCCGGTCAGCCAGCCGACGTGCTCCCGCAGCATGCACTGATTGTCGGCGGCGAAGCCTGCTCGCCAGCGCTGATCGAGCAGGTGCGTCAGCTCAAGCCGGGTTGCCGGGTGATCAACCACTACGGGCCGAGCGAAACCACTGTTGGTGTGCTGACTTATGAGGTGCTGATGTCGCCCGGCTCGCTCCCACAGGATGTATGTGTATCCACTTGGGTGAACGCTGGCGACCCTCTGCGCAGCGTGCCAGTCGGCACATCGTTGCCGGGGGCCAGCGCCTACGTGCTGGACGACGTGTTGAACCCTGTGGGTACTCAGGTCGCCGGTGAGCTGTACATCGGCGGTGACAGCGTGGCGCTGGGCTATATCGGCCAGCCTGCGCTGAGCGCCGAGCGCTTCGTGCCGGACCCGTTCGCGCAGGACGGCACGCGCGTCTACCGCAGCGGTGATCGCATGCGCCGCAATCATCAGGGCCTGCTGGAATTCATCGGCCGGGCCGACGATCAGGTCAAAGTGCGCGGCTATCGTGTCGAGCCGGCAGAGGTCGCGCGGGTGTTGCTGGGCCTGGCTTCGGTGGCGCAGGTCAGCGTACTGGCGTTGCCCATCGATGACGATCAGACCCGCCTGCAACTGGTGGCCTATTGCGTGGCGGCAGGCGGGGCGCACCTGAGTATCGACAGCCTGCGCGAGCAACTGACTGCGCGCTTGCCGGACTACATGGTGCCCGCGCAGATCATGCTGCTGGACAGTCTGCCGCTGACCGCCAACGGCAAGCTCGACAAGCGCGCCTTGCCCAGGCCCGGCGTGGTCAAACAGCGTTACACCGCGCCGGTCGGCGAGATCGAGGAAAAGCTCGCTGCCGTTTGGGCGGATGTGTTGAAACTGGAACAGGTCGGCAGCACCGACAACTTCTTCGAACTGGGCGGCGATTCGATTCTCAGCCTGCAGATCATTGCCCGCGCCAAGCGCCAGGGCATCAAGCTCAGCCCCAAGCAATTGTTCGAAAAACAGACCATCGGCCAACTGGCCTCGGTGGCGAAACTGATTCAGAAAAAGCCCGCAGCCGTGGCAGAGCAGATCAGCGGTTCGTTACCGTTGCTGCCGATTCAGGCGCGTTTCTTCGAGCTGGACATCCCCGAGCGTCAGCACTGGAATCAGGCGTTGATACTCAAGCCGTTGCAAACGCTGGAGGCTGCTCATCTTCAGTCTGCATTGACTGCGCTGATCGAGCAGCACGACGCACTGCGTCTGGGTTTCACCCAGCAGGACGGCCAATGGCAGGCCACCTTCGGCGTGCTGAACGCTCGTGAGCTGCTCTGGACTCATGAGCTGGACAGCATCGAGCGCTTGCCTGAGCTGGCCGATGAGGCGCAACGCAGCCTGGACCTGAAAAATGGCCCGCTATTGCGTGCCGTGCTGATCAACCTGCCACAAGGCGAACAGCGTCTGTTGCTGGTGATTCATCATCTGCTGGTGGACGGCGTGTCATGGCGGGTGTTGCTGGAAGACCTGCAACACGCGTACCTCGCCCTGGCGCAAGGCCAGCCAGTATTACTCGCGGCAAAAACCACGTCGCTCCAGCGCTGGGCCGAGCAATTGCAACAGTATGCGGCCGGTGAGACGCTGAAGGCCGAGCGCGATTACTGGCTGCAGGCCTTGCAGGGCGAAGACCAGCCGCTGCCTCGTGACAAGCCCGAAGGCACGATGCGCAATCGCGACGCGGCCCATGCATCTTCCTGGCTGAGCCGGGACCTGACCCACAAGCTGCTGAAAGTCGCGCCCGCCGCGTACCGCACGCACGTCAACGACCTGCTGCTGACGGCGCTGGCCCAGGTTCTCTGCGAATGGAGTCAGCAGCCCTCGGTGCTGATCCAGCTGGAAGGGCATGGCCGCGAAGACCTGTTCGACGAGACCGATCTGAGCCGCACCGTCGGCTGGTTCAGCAGCCTGTTTCCGGTGCGCCTCACGCCGCAGATCGCGCCGGGGGCAAGCCTGTGTGGCATCAAGGAGCAATTGCGTGCAGTGCCGGACAAGGGCATTGGTTACGGCGTGTTGCGCTATATGGGTGAAGCGCCTTTCGCGCAGCAATTGGCCGCCTTGCCGCAGGCGCGTGTCACGTTCAATTACCTGGGCCAGTTCGACGGCAGCTTCAACGAACACCAAGGCGCGTTGTTCGTACCGAGTGCCGACAGTTCAGGCACTGCGCTGTGCGAGGACGGGCCGCTGGGCAATTGGCTTAGCCTCAACGGTCAGGTGTTCGACGGCCAGTTGCAACTGGACTGGAGCTTCAGCCGCGAGGTGTATCACGCCTCGACCATCGACACCCTGGCGCGTCGCTACGAGCAGGCGCTGACCACCCTGATCGAACATTGCACGGCGGGGCATCAAGGCGTTACGCCGTCGGACTTCCCGCTGGCGCGCCTCACCCAGGCGCAGCTTGACGGTCTGCCGATTGCGGCGGGCCAGATCGAGGATATCTACCCGCTGTCACCGATGCAGCAGGGCATGCTGTTTCACTCGTTATTCGATGAACGCGCGGGCAACTACATCAACCAGTTGCGGGTGAACATTCGCGGGCTGGATGTGCCGCGTTTCCGCAACGCCTGGCAGGCCGCGGTGGACCATCACGACGTGCTGCGCAGCTGTTTTGTCAGCCAGCGCGAGCAGTCGCTGCAAGTGGTGCAGCGTCAGGTCGAGGTGCCCTTTGTCGAGCTGGATGCGCGTGGTCAGCCAGAAAACTGGCTCGACGACTGGGCGCAGACCGACCGTCAGCAAGGCTTCGATCTGGCGCAAGGGCTATTGTTGCGCCTGGCCGTGTTGCGCACCGCCGATGACGCGTGGCATCTGGTGTATACCAGCCACCACATCCTCATGGATGGCTGGAGCAGTTCGCGCCTGCTCGGTGAAGTGCTGCAACGCTACAGCGGGCAGATGCCAGCGAAACAGGCAGGCCGCTATCGTGATTACATTCAGTGGCTACAGCGTCAGGATGCCGCGCTCAGCGAGCGTTTCTGGACTGCGGAACTGGCGGAGCTGGACGAGCCGACCCGCTTGCTGCAAGCGTTCAAGTCTTCGGCCGAGGGGCAGGGCTACGGCGATTACATCCAGCTGATCGACAGCGACGGCACCCGACGCCTGAACGCGTTTGCCCGCGAGCAACGCGTCACCCTCAATACGCTGCTGCAATCGGCCTGGCTGTTGTTGCTGCAACGCTACACCGGCCAGTCCAGTGTGACCTTTGGCGCGACCGTGGCCGGGCGTCCGGCCGAGTTGCCGGGTGTCGAAGAACAGCTGGGGCTGTTCATCAATACCCTGCCGGTCATCGCCAGCCCGCGTGCCGAGCAGACGGTGGCCGACTGGGTGCAGCAGGTGCAGGCGAAAAACCTTGCTCTGCGCGAGCATGAGCACACGCCGCTGTATGACATCCAGCGCTGGGCGCGCAACAGTGGCGAGGCGTTGTTCGACACCATTCTGGTGTTCGAAAACTACCCGGTGTCCGAAGCCCTGCAGCGCGCGCCGGACGGTCTGGTCTTCAGCGACCTGCGCAATCAGGAGCAGGCGCATTACCCGCTGACCCTGGTGGTCGAGGCCAATGAGGTGCTGTCGGTACGTTTCAGTTACGACCGCCAGCACTTCAGCGCCGAAGGCATTCTGCAGCTGGCGGCGCATTTCGATCACCTGCTGCAGAGCCTCTGCGCATCGGCAACCATGCCACTCGGCGAACTGGCATTGCCGACCGCCTGGACGCAACGCGTGCAGCGCTACCCTAGCGAGCACTGCGCGCATCAACGCATCGAAGCCCAGGTCGAGCGTAACCCGCAGGCCATCGCCCTGAGTTTTGGCGATCAGCAACTGAATTACCGGCAGCTCAACCAGCGTGCCAACCAATTGGCCCACAAACTACGCGAACAGGGCGTTGGCCCGGACATGCGTGTCGGGCTGGCCGCCGAGCGCAGTCTGGAGATGATTGTCGGCCTGCTGGCCATTCTCAAGGCCGGTGGCGCTTACGTGCCGCTGGATCCGGATTATCCGCAGGATCGCCTGAGCTTTCTGATGCACGACAGTGGTATCGAACTGTTGCTGACCCAAGCGCCGCTGCTTGACAAACTGCCGATCCCCGAACAGGTGCAGACGCTCGATCTGGCTGACAAACTGGACGGTTACAGCACGGAAAACCCGATCAATCAGACCGCGCCGGCCAACCTGGCCTACGTGATCTACACCTCGGGTTCGACCGGTAAACCGAAAGGCACCTTGCTCGCCCATCACAACCTGATGCGCCTGTTCGCCGCGACGGATGACTGGTTCCATTTCAACGAGCAAGACGTGTGGACGCTGTTCCATTCCTTCGCTTTCGACTTTTCGGTGTGGGAGATTTTTGGCGCGCTGCTGCATGGTGGCCGACTGGTCATCGTGCCCCGCGAAGTGACCCGCTCGCCGGAAGAATTCCATGCGCTGCTGGTCGAACAGCAAGTCACGGTGCTCAACCAGACACCGTCGGCGTTCAAGCAACTGATGCGCGTGGCCTGTGATTCATCGCTACCGCTGTCGCTGCAGAAAATCATTTTTGGCGGCGAGGCGCTGGACGTCGCCAGCCTGAAGCCGTGGTTCGAGCGCTTTGGCGATCAGACGCCGCAACTGATCAATATGTACGGCATCACCGAAACCACGGTGCACGTGAGCTATCGACCGATCACGCTGGCCGACACGCAGAACCCGGCCAGCCCGATAGGCGAGGCGATTCCGGACCTGTCGTGGCACGTGCTGGACGCCGATTTCAATCCGGTCGCTCAGGGTTGTAGCGGTGAGCTGCACATCGGCCATGCCGGTCTGGCGCGGGGTTATCACAACCGCGCCGCGCTGACTGCCGAACGCTTCGTGCCGGACCCGTTTTCCAGCGAGGGTGGCCGCCTTTATCGCACCGGCGACCTGGCGCGTTATCGGGCTGGTGGGATGATCGACTACGCCGGGCGCATCGACCATCAAGTGAAAATTCGCGGCTTCCGCATCGAACTCGGTGAAATCGAAGCGCGGTTGCAAGCGCACCCGGCCATACGCGAAGTGAGCGTGCTGGCGCTGGACGGGCAGTTGGCGGCGTATCTGGTGCCTAACGAGCCTGATCAGGATCAGCAGAGCCTTCGTGAAACGCTGAAAAATGAACTGAGGGCGCACTTGCCCGATTATATGGTGCCCACCCATTTCATCGTTCTCGACAGCATGCCGCTGACTGCCAACGGCAAGCTGGATCGCAAGGCGCTGCCTGCGCCGGATTCCAGTCAGCTGCAGGCCACCTACAGCGCTCCGCAAGGCGAGCTGGAGCAGCAACTGGCGGCGATCTGGGCCGATGTGTTGAAGGTCGAGCGGGTCGGGCGCAGCGACAACTTTTTCGAGTTGGGTGGGCATTCGCTGCTGGCGGTGCAGATGCTCGTGCGGGTGCGCGAACAGTTGCAGCACGAGGTCAGCCTCAAGGATGTCTTCGAGCAACCGCTGCTGGCGGACTTCTGCGCCACGCTGCAGGAAAAAAATGGCGAAAGTGACCACGCGCAGGACGAATTGACTAAATCACTGGAGGCACTCAAACGTTTATCAGCGGAGGAAATTGATAATTTGATTGCTTAGCAGGAGAGACCCCAGTGCAACAGTTGCTTGACTCCGTTAAATCGCTGTCCGCCCGTGAACGCAAGGCGCTGGCGGTGCTGCTCAAGCGTCAAGGGGTGAATCTCTACGGGGTCACGCCGATTGCCGTGAGGGAGACGCAGGCACCGTCCGCGCTCTCCTACGCGCAGCAGCGGCAATGGATCATCTGGCAACTGGAGCCGCACAGCGCGGCCTACAACATTCCGCTGGCGCTGCGCCTGCACGGTGCGCTGAATGTCGAGGCACTGCGACGCAGCGTGGAGCAACTGATCGAGCGTCACGAAACCCTGCGCACGACCTTCGAACAGCAGGGCGATGAAGCGCTGCAGGTGGTGCATCCGGCGTCGCCGTTTGCGCTCGGTGTCGAGCAACTGGCGGCTGGCGAGTCCGTTGAAGCGTGGGTGGATCGGCACGTGCAGCAGCCTTTCGATCTGCTGCAAGGGCCACTGCTGCGGGTCAACGTGCTCAAGCTGAGCGGGCAGGAGCATGTACTGGTGTTGACCCAGCACCACATCATCTCCGATGGCTGGTCGATGCCGATCATGGTCGAGGAGTTGATGCAGTTCTATCAGGCCGCCAGCCTCGGTCGCGAGACCACACTGGCGCCGCTGCCGATCCAGTACGCCGACTACGCCCTCTGGCAGCGCAACTGGCTGGAAATGGGTGAACAGGAACGCCAGCTGGCGTACTGGAAACAGCAACTGGGCGAGCAACAGCCGATTCTGGAATTGCCCACTGATCGGCCGCGTCCTGCGCTGCGCAGTTACCAAGGTGCGCGACTTGACGTCGAGCTGGACGCCGCACTGCTCGACGGCCTCAAGGTGCTGGCGCGTCAACAGGGCATCACGCTGTTCATGCTGTTGCTGGCCTCGTTGCAGACCCTGCTGCACCGCTACAGCGGTCAGGCCGATATACGCGTCGGCGTGCCGGTCGCCAACCGTACCCGCAGCGAAACCCAGGGGCTGATCGGCTTCTTCGTCAATACTCAGGTGCTCAAGGCCGAATTCACCACGCAGACCACCGTGGCCGAGCTGTTGCAGCAGGTCAAACACACTGCCGTGCAGGCGCAGGCCCATCAGGACCTGCCGTTCGAACAACTGGTCGAAGCCTTGCAGCCGCAGCGCGACCTGAGCCGCAGCCCGCTGTTTCAGGTGGCCTACAACCACCAGAGCGAAGGGCACAACCAGAGCCGTGAGCTGGCAGGGCTGCGTCTGGAATATCAGGTGTCCGACAAGCACACCGCGCAGTTCGACTTGACCCTCGACACCTGCGAACGCCCGGACGGCCTTACAGCCGCACTGACCTACGCCACCGACCTGTTCGACACATCGACCATCGAGCGCATGGCCGGGCACTGGAGCAACCTGCTCAACGGCATGTGCCTCGACGTCAATCAGCGTATCGCTGACCTGCCATTGCTGAGTGCCGAGGAACGCCAGAACACTCTGCGTGACTGGAACCGCGATCTCGCGGTTTATCCAAGCGCTTATTGTGCCCATCAACGTATCGAAACCCAGGCCGAGCGCACGCCGCTGGCCATCGCTCTGAGCTTTGGTGTCGAGCAACTGAGCTATCAACAGCTCAACCGCCGCGCCAATCAGCTTGCCCATAAACTGCGCGAACAGGGGATTGGCCCGGATGTGCGCGTCGGGCTGGTTGCCGAGCGCGGTCTGGAGATGATTGTCGGCCTGCTGGCCATCCTCAAGGCCGGGGGTGCTTACGTGCCGCTGGATGCGGATTATCCGCAGGATCGCCTGAGCTTTCTGATGCACGACAGCGGTATCCAGCTGCTGCTGACCCAGACGTCGCTGCTCGACAAACTGCCAATCCCTGCACAGGTGCAGACGCTCGATCTGGCTGACGCTCTGGACGGTTACAGCACGGAAAACCCGCTCAATCAGACCACACCGGACAACCTGGCCTACGTGATCTACACCTCGGGCTCGACCGGCAAACCCAAAGGCACCTTGCTTGCCCATCACAACCTGATGCGCCTGTTCGCCGGGACGGATGAGTGGTTCACATTCAGCGAAAAGGATGTGTGGACGCTGTTCCATTCCTTCGCCTTCGACTTTTCGGTGTGGGAGATTTTCGGCGCGCTGCTGCATGGCGGCCGACTGGTCATCGTGCCCCGTGAAGTGACCCGTTCGCCGGAAGATTTCCATGCGCTGCTGGTCGAGCAGCAGGTTACGGTGCTCAACCAGACGCCGTCGGCGTTCAAGCAATTGATGCGCGTTGCCTGTGATTCCACGTCGGCGTTATCGCTACAAAAAGTCATCTTCGGCGGCGAGGCGCTGGACGTGGCGAGCCTGAAGCCTTGGTTCGCGCGTTTCGGCGATCAATCACCGCAACTGATCAACATGTACGGCATCACCGAAACCACCGTGCATGTGAGCTATCGACCGATCAAGCTGGCTGACACGCAGAACCCCGCCAGTCCGATTGGCGAGGCGATTCCCGACCTGTCGTGGTACGTGCTGGACGCCGATTTCAATCCGGTCGCCCAAGGTTGCAGCGGCGAGCTGCACATCGGCCATGCCGGTCTGGCGCGGGGCTACCATAACCGCGCCGCGCTGACGGCCGAACGCTTTGTGCCCGATCCGTTTTCCAGCGATGGCGGCCGCCTGTACCGCACCGGCGACCTGGCGCGTTATCGCGCTGCCGGAATCATCGAATACACCGGGCGTATCGACCACCAAGTGAAAATTCGCGGCTTCCGTATTGAACTGGGGGAAATCGAAGCGCGGCTGCAAGCGCACCCGGCCGTACGCGAAGTGAGCGTGCTGGCGCTGGACGGGCAATTGGCGGCGTATCTGGTGCCGACTCAGTCCGATCAGGATCAGCAAACGCTGCGTGAAACGCTGAAAGCCGAACTCAGGGCGCACCTGCCGGATTACATGGTGCCCACCCATTTCATCGTCCTCGACAGCATGCCGCTGACTGCCAACGGCAAGCTGGACCGCAAGGCGCTGCCTGCGCCGGACGCCAGTCAGTTACAGGCCACCTACAGCGCCCCGCAAGGCGAGCTGGAGCAGCAACTGGCCGCGATCTGGGCCGATGTGTTGAAAGTCGAGCGGGTCGGGCGCAGCGACAACTTTTTCGAGCTGGGCGGGCATTCGCTGCTGGCCACTCAGGTGATTTCGCGCATTCGTCAGCAACTGGACGTCGAGTTGTCGTTACGCGACTTGTTCGAAACGCGTGATCTGGAGGCCTTAGCGCTGGCAGCGGGCGCAGGGCAGGGCAACGACGCGCCGCGCTTCATCAAGGCCGACCGCACGCAGCCGTTGGGGCTGTCCTACGCGCAGCAGCGTCAGTGGTTCCTCTGGCAGCTTGACCCGGAGAACACCGCGTACATTATTCCCACAGCCCTGCGCCTGCGCGGTTCGCTGGACATCGCTGCGCTGGAGCACAGTTTCAGCGCGCTGATCGCCCGCCACGAAACCCTGCGCACGACCTTCCGTCAGCAGGGCGAACAGGCGCTGCAGATCGTCCATCCGCCACGTGCCTTGACCCTGTCTGTCGAGTCACTGCCCAGCGGCCAGAGCCTTGAAGCTTGCGTGCAGCAGGAAATGCAGCGCCCGTTCGATCTGGAACAAGGGCCGCTGTTGCGGGTCCGCTTGCTGAATCTGAACACCGACGAGCATGTGCTGATTCTGACCCAGCATCACATCGTCTCCGATGGCTGGTCGATGCCGATCATGGTCGATGAACTGGTACGCCTTTACGAGGGCTACAGTCAGGGCCGTGAGGTGAGCCTGACCGCGCTGGACCTGCAATACGCCGACTACGCACTGTGGCAGCGGACCTGGATGGAGGCTGGCGAACAGGCCCGGCAGCTGGATTACTGGAAGCAGCAATTGGGCGATCAGCAGCCGATTCTGGAGCTGCCCGCCGATTACCCGCGGCCCGTGGTGCAAAGCCATGCCGGTGCGCGGCTGGCAGTCGAGCTTGAGCCCGCGCTGATCGATGGCTTGAAGCAGGTCGCGCGGCAACAGGGCGTGACCCTGTTCATGCTGTTGCTGGCGTCATTCCAGAGCCTGCTGCACCGTCACAGCGGTCAGTCGGACATTCGTGTCGGCGTGCCGATTGCCAACCGCAACCGCGCTGAAACCGAAGGCCTGATCGGCTTCTTCGTCAACACGCAGGTACTGCGCGCCGAGTTTGACGTGCATACGACGTTCAACGAGTTGCTGCAGCAGGTCAAACACACCGCCCTGCAAGCCCAGGCGCATCAGGAGCTGCCATTCGAGCAACTGGTCGAAGCCCTGCAGCCACACCGCAGCCTCAGCCACAGCCCGCTGTTTCAGGTGATGTTCAATCACCAGAGCCAGGCCAGCGCCGACGTCTGCGCGTTGCCCGGTCTGCAGGTCGAAGCGTTGCTGCCGGACAGTTACCCGGCGCAGTTCGACCTGACCCTGAACACTGCCGAACATGACGGTGGCCTGAGCGCTGGCCTGACCTACGCGACAGCGCTGTTTGACCTGCGCACCATCGAGCGCATGGCCGGGCACTGGCTGGCCTTGTTGCAGGCCATCTGCGCCAATGCCGCACAGCGCATCGCCGAAGTGCCGATGCTCGACAGGGCTGAACGGCAGCAGATTCTCCACGACTGGAACGCCACAGCCGCAGACTTCCCCAGCGAGGACTGCCTGCACAGCCTGATCGAAGCGCAGGTACGTGCCACGCCGGACGCGCCGGCGCTGATTTTCGCCGCCGAGCAACTGAGCTACGCGCAACTCAACGCCCGCGCCAATCAGCTTGCGCATCGCCTGCGTGAGTCGGGCGTCGGTCCGGACGTGCTGGTGGGGATCTGCGTCGAGCGCAGCCTGCAACTGGTGATCGGCCTGCTGGCGATCATCAAGGCCGGTGGCGCATACGTGCCGCTGGACCCGGATTACCCCGAGGACCGTCTGGCCTACATGATGCAGGACAGCGGGATTGGCTTGCTGTTGACCCAGGCTTCGTTGCAGGAACGCCTACCAGTTCCTGCGCAGGTACACAGTCTGTGTCTGGATCAGGACGGCGACTGGCTGGAAGGTTACAGCACTGCCAACCCGGTCAACCTCAGCCATCCATTGAATCTGGCTTACGTGATTTACACCTCGGGTTCGACCGGCAAACCCAAGGGCGCGGGCAATAGCCATCGTGCTTTGGTCAACCGTCTGCACTGGATGCAGAAGGCCTACGGACTTGATGAAAGCGATACGGTTCTGCAGAAGACGCCGTTCAGTTTCGACGTGTCGGTCTGGGAGTTCTTCTGGCCGCTAATGACCGGCGCACGTCTGGCCATGGCGCTGCCGGGCGATCACCGCGACCCCGAGCGGCTGGTGCAGACCATCCGTGAGCATCAGGTCACGACCCTGCACTTCGTGCCGTCGATGCTGCAGGCGTTCCTGACCCATCCTCAGGTGGAAAGCTGCAACACGCTGCGCCGAGTGGTGTGCAGCGGCGAAGCACTGCCTGCCGAGCTGGCCGCTCAGGTGCTCAAGCGCTTGCCGCAGGCCGGTTTGTACAACCTGTATGGCCCCACCGAAGCGGCCATCGACGTGACGCATTGGACGTGCACCACCGACGACGTGCTCAGCGTGCCGATCGGCCGGCCGATCGATAACCTGAAAACCCACATTCTCGACGACGGCCTGTTGCCTGCCGCCCAAGGCGTGGCGGCGGAGTTGTACCTGGGCGGCTTCGGTCTGGCGCGGGGTTATCACAACCGAGCAGCCTTGACGGCTGAGCGCTTCGTGCCGGATCCGTTCGACGAACAGGGCGGCGGCAGGCTGTACC encodes:
- a CDS encoding non-ribosomal peptide synthetase — protein: MQQLLDSVKSLSARERKALAVLLKRQGVNLYGVTPIAVRETQAPSALSYAQQRQWIIWQLEPHSAAYNIPLALRLHGALNVEALRRSVEQLIERHETLRTTFEQQGDEALQVVHPASPFALGVEQLAAGESVEAWVDRHVQQPFDLLQGPLLRVNVLKLSGQEHVLVLTQHHIISDGWSMPIMVEELMQFYQAASLGRETTLAPLPIQYADYALWQRNWLEMGEQERQLAYWKQQLGEQQPILELPTDRPRPALRSYQGARLDVELDAALLDGLKVLARQQGITLFMLLLASLQTLLHRYSGQADIRVGVPVANRTRSETQGLIGFFVNTQVLKAEFTTQTTVAELLQQVKHTAVQAQAHQDLPFEQLVEALQPQRDLSRSPLFQVAYNHQSEGHNQSRELAGLRLEYQVSDKHTAQFDLTLDTCERPDGLTAALTYATDLFDTSTIERMAGHWSNLLNGMCLDVNQRIADLPLLSAEERQNTLRDWNRDLAVYPSAYCAHQRIETQAERTPLAIALSFGVEQLSYQQLNRRANQLAHKLREQGIGPDVRVGLVAERGLEMIVGLLAILKAGGAYVPLDADYPQDRLSFLMHDSGIQLLLTQTSLLDKLPIPAQVQTLDLADALDGYSTENPLNQTTPDNLAYVIYTSGSTGKPKGTLLAHHNLMRLFAGTDEWFTFSEKDVWTLFHSFAFDFSVWEIFGALLHGGRLVIVPREVTRSPEDFHALLVEQQVTVLNQTPSAFKQLMRVACDSTSALSLQKVIFGGEALDVASLKPWFARFGDQSPQLINMYGITETTVHVSYRPIKLADTQNPASPIGEAIPDLSWYVLDADFNPVAQGCSGELHIGHAGLARGYHNRAALTAERFVPDPFSSDGGRLYRTGDLARYRAAGIIEYTGRIDHQVKIRGFRIELGEIEARLQAHPAVREVSVLALDGQLAAYLVPTQSDQDQQTLRETLKAELRAHLPDYMVPTHFIVLDSMPLTANGKLDRKALPAPDASQLQATYSAPQGELEQQLAAIWADVLKVERVGRSDNFFELGGHSLLATQVISRIRQQLDVELSLRDLFETRDLEALALAAGAGQGNDAPRFIKADRTQPLGLSYAQQRQWFLWQLDPENTAYIIPTALRLRGSLDIAALEHSFSALIARHETLRTTFRQQGEQALQIVHPPRALTLSVESLPSGQSLEACVQQEMQRPFDLEQGPLLRVRLLNLNTDEHVLILTQHHIVSDGWSMPIMVDELVRLYEGYSQGREVSLTALDLQYADYALWQRTWMEAGEQARQLDYWKQQLGDQQPILELPADYPRPVVQSHAGARLAVELEPALIDGLKQVARQQGVTLFMLLLASFQSLLHRHSGQSDIRVGVPIANRNRAETEGLIGFFVNTQVLRAEFDVHTTFNELLQQVKHTALQAQAHQELPFEQLVEALQPHRSLSHSPLFQVMFNHQSQASADVCALPGLQVEALLPDSYPAQFDLTLNTAEHDGGLSAGLTYATALFDLRTIERMAGHWLALLQAICANAAQRIAEVPMLDRAERQQILHDWNATAADFPSEDCLHSLIEAQVRATPDAPALIFAAEQLSYAQLNARANQLAHRLRESGVGPDVLVGICVERSLQLVIGLLAIIKAGGAYVPLDPDYPEDRLAYMMQDSGIGLLLTQASLQERLPVPAQVHSLCLDQDGDWLEGYSTANPVNLSHPLNLAYVIYTSGSTGKPKGAGNSHRALVNRLHWMQKAYGLDESDTVLQKTPFSFDVSVWEFFWPLMTGARLAMALPGDHRDPERLVQTIREHQVTTLHFVPSMLQAFLTHPQVESCNTLRRVVCSGEALPAELAAQVLKRLPQAGLYNLYGPTEAAIDVTHWTCTTDDVLSVPIGRPIDNLKTHILDDGLLPAAQGVAAELYLGGFGLARGYHNRAALTAERFVPDPFDEQGGGRLYRTGDLARYRDAGVIDYAGRIDHQVKIRGLRIELGEIEACLLEHDSVHEAVVIDVDGPSGKQLAAYLVVEHHDDQLRDALKAFLKESLPDYMVPKHFIILDRMPLSANGKLDRKALPKPDASQLQRQYVAPSTEQEQQMAAIWAEVLKVERVGLSDDFFELGGHSLLATQLISRIHTGLGIDIPLRLIFEKPQLNEFIQAFADSGLSLTEDGLSDIEKMMNEMAGI